The Erythrolamprus reginae isolate rEryReg1 chromosome 3, rEryReg1.hap1, whole genome shotgun sequence genome contains a region encoding:
- the PTP4A3 gene encoding protein tyrosine phosphatase type IVA 3 yields the protein MARMNRPAPVEVCYKNMRFLITHNPTNATLNTFIEDLKKYGATTVVRVCEVTYDKTPLEKDGIKVMDWPFDDGAPPPNKIVDDWLNLLKTKFCEDPGCCVAVHCVAGLGRAPVLVALALIESGMKYEDAIQFIRQKRRGAINSKQLTYLEKYRPKQRLRFKDPQNHKNKCCIM from the exons ATGGCGCGCATGAACAGGCCTGCCCCTGTGGAAGTGTGCTACAAGAACATGAGGTTCCTGATAACCCACAACCCAACGAATGCCACACTGAACACTTTTATTGAG GACCTGAAGAAATACGGTGCAACCACAGTCGTGAGAGTGTGTGAAGTGACTTACGACAAGACGCCCCTGGAAAAGGATGGCATTAAAGTGATG GATTGGCCCTTTGATGATGGAGCTCCACCACCCAACAAAATTGTGGACGACTGGCTCAACCTACTGAAGACCAAATTCTGCGAAGACCCCGGGTGTTGTGTTGCTGTCCACTGCGTAGCTGGCCTAGGACG GGCTCCAGTTCTGGTCGCGCTGGCCCTGATTGAGAGCGGGATGAAATATGAAGACGCCATCCAATTCATTAGACA GAAACGCCGAGGCGCCATCAACAGCAAGCAGCTGACCTACCTGGAGAAATACCGGCCCAAGCAGCGCCTGCGTTTCAAGGATCCCCAGAACCACAAGAATAAATGCTGCATCATGTAA